The Saccharomycodes ludwigii strain NBRC 1722 chromosome II, whole genome shotgun sequence genome window below encodes:
- the DPB4 gene encoding DNA polymerase epsilon noncatalytic subunit (similar to Saccharomyces cerevisiae YDR121W | DPB4 | DNA Polymerase B (II) subunit), with amino-acid sequence MPPKGWRKDSSGNYPQKSYAKEQQQISINDLLFPKATIVSLAKKYMKKETAIQGQEDAHDDDAPRKLIMSKDSTLALQRSATVFVNYLLIHARAFALNKNKKSISADDIRSALEEIGFGGGFVDICDELLDKYNETVNDKKLLKQKEKETVGNNGEEEEGEKEEGEEKEEEGEKEAEEQNEKERKSNDIDENHEEDGNSSDSSKKPRLS; translated from the coding sequence ATGCCGCCAAAAGGTTGGAGAAAAGATTCTTCTGGCAATTATCCACAAAAATCATATGCTaaagaacaacaacaaatctccataaatgatttattatttcccAAAGCAACCATAGTATCATTAGCCAAGAAGTATATGAAGAAAGAGACCGCTATTCAAGGCCAGGAAGATGCACATGACGATGATGCTCCTCGAAAGTTAATTATGAGCAAAGATAGCACATTGGCACTACAACGTAGTGCTACTGTTTTTGTCAATTATTTACTTATACATGCTCGAGCTTTTGCtcttaataaaaataaaaaatcaatttcaGCGGATGATATTAGGTCTGCTCTAGAAGAAATAGGATTTGGTGGGGGATTTGTTGACATATGTGATGAACTATTGGATAAATATAACGAAACTGTTAATGATAAGAAATTgctaaaacaaaaagaaaaggaaactGTTGGTAACAATGGAGAGGAGGAAGAGGGAGAAAAGGAGGAAggggaagaaaaagaggaagaggGAGAAAAGGAGGCAGAGgaacaaaatgaaaaagaaagaaaatctAATGATATAGATGAAAATCATGAGGAAGATGGCAATAGTAGCGATAGCTCCAAAAAACCTAGATTATCATAA
- the VBA4 gene encoding Vba4p (similar to Saccharomyces cerevisiae YDR119W | VBA4 | Vacuolar Basic Amino acid transporter), producing MGRKKSSKTNRRNKLKAFTRNKNRKEVKVESSPPFLSTTTIVDSNINTISMSKSTPESNSTSPASSTEVIHASISENTPLIQPIRSSIVQDVSTDIPGFVAAELEEQEEEYIESQQQQPSYSAINSTKSQQNTIASIISTDDGVGLSKTRVQIILWSMYLGIFLASLDVTIVSTLLGHISSEFNALSRSSWIATAYLLSNATFQPLYGKISDIFGRKPLLIFSNVCFSIGCWICGRSGGLWWLVLGRFISGIGGGGMTSMSTITTSDLVPLRSRAFYQGVGNFFFGLGTAIGGLIGGWISDKFGWRWAFYVQVPLSVLSTLSIIIFMDLPPTELMKSSTGIRNKLSKIDWYGSLTLVCFLLFFMIASSIGGKEVAFSSNTFIGLCCASFVCFILFMYIELKVSCDPVLPMKYLADRSVFGASFANWFCMMNSITLLYYLPIYWSTVLDLSPTETGKRLSPNFFSTAFGSLGAGLYIRKTGKYYWFQLLFCIWGVLGCLKIYLITPKISVLGQYLLFVTPGFGMSVLITVTLLVIIAAVPKEAQATCTSISYMFRSTGSTLGVSIGAAIFRKSISSLLVSRVMEFEGEEHTAKELYKIIDKATNSSEYLKIAPDFVKDTLKECYHSALKNTYLFCLVCFILATVSVSIVREYKLHTSMQRDEEESERD from the coding sequence atgggTAGGAAAAAATCATCAAAAACTAATAGACGTAATAAGCTAAAGGCTTTTACTAGGAATAAAAATCGTAAAGAAGTAAAAGTTGAATCTTCTCCACCTTTTTTATCTACAACAACTATCGTTGATAGTAACATCAATACCATTTCAATGAGCAAAAGCACACCTGAATCTAACAGTACGTCCCCAGCATCATCTACCGAAGTGATACATGCTAGTATCTCAGAAAATACACCATTGATCCAACCAATTAGGAGCAGCATAGTTCAGGATGTTTCGACTGATATTCCTGGCTTTGTTGCTGCTGAATTAGAGGAGCAAGAGGAAGAATATATAGAAAGccagcaacagcaacccTCGTATTCTGCCATTAATAGCACCAAGTCACAACAAAACACTATTGCATCGATCATTTCTACGGACGACGGTGTGGGTTTATCTAAAACAAGAGTACAAATCATATTATGGTCGATGTATTTAGGTATATTTTTGGCTTCTTTGGATGTTACTATTGTGTCGACCTTATTGGGCCATATATCTTCGGAGTTCAATGCATTATCCAGAAGTTCATGGATAGCCACAGCATATTTGTTATCGAACGCAACGTTTCAGCCGCTATACGGCAAGATTTCCGACATTTTCGGTCGTAAGCCGTTACTAATTTTTAGCAATGTCTGTTTTAGTATTGGGTGTTGGATTTGCGGACGTAGTGGCGGGTTGTGGTGGCTAGTTCTCGGTAGGTTTATAAGTGGTATTGGTGGCGGAGGTATGACTTCGATGTCAACAATTACCACTAGTGACTTGGTCCCATTGAGATCACGTGCTTTCTATCAAGGTGTgggcaatttttttttcgggTTAGGTACTGCAATTGGTGGTCTAATTGGCGGGTGGATAAGTGACAAGTTTGGATGGAGATGGGCCTTTTATGTGCAAGTTCCGTTGAGCGTGTTAAGTACTTTgtctattattatatttatggATTTACCGCCAACGGAACTCATGAAAAGTTCTACAGGAATCAGGAATAAGTTGAGCAAGATTGATTGGTACGGTAGTCTTACCTTggtttgttttcttttgttcTTTATGATTGCCAGTAGTATTGGGGGCAAGGAAGTTGCATTTAGCTCAAATACATTTATCGGATTATGTTGTGCGTCTTTTGtgtgttttattttgtttatgtACATTGAGTTGAAGGTTAGCTGTGATCCTGTGTTGCCGATGAAATACTTGGCCGATAGGAGTGTTTTTGGTGCTAGTTTTGCTAATTGGTTCTGTATGATGAATTCAATAACCTTATTGTATTACTTGCCCATATATTGGTCTACTGTGTTGGACTTGTCACCAACAGAAACCGGTAAAAGGTTATCGCCAAATTTTTTCAGTACAGCGTTTGGTTCTTTGGGGGCTGGTTTGTATATAAGAAAAACTGGTAAGTACTATTGGTTTCAATTGTTGTTTTGTATTTGGGGTGTATTAGGTTGTTTAAAGATTTACTTGATAACGCCAAAAATCTCAGTTTTGGGCCAGTATCTACTGTTTGTTACGCCAGGGTTTGGTATGAGTGTTTTAATCACAGTGACGTTATTGGTTATCATTGCTGCTGTTCCAAAAGAGGCACAGGCTACTTGTACATCGATTTCTTACATGTTTAGATCTACAGGGAGCACATTGGGTGTTTCTATTGGGGCAGCTATATTTCGCAAGAGTATATCTAGTTTGTTGGTTAGTAGAGTGATGGAATTTGAGGGAGAGGAACACACAGCTAAAGAGTTGTATAAAATCATTGATAAGGCAACAAATAGTAGtgaatatttgaaaatagcACCTGATTTTGTCAAAGATACATTGAAGGAATGTTATCACTCCGCCTTAAAAAATACctatttgttttgtttggtttgttttattttggctACGGTTAGCGTTTCGATTGTTAGAGAGTATAAATTGCATACGTCGATGCAAAGAGACGAAGAGGAAAGCGAGCGTGATTGA
- the SUL2 gene encoding sulfate permease (similar to Saccharomyces cerevisiae YLR092W | SUL2 | SULfate): MSSNNIESQGEQYSLHEGGRSDRNVTDLNSIQESDFENELQGLEREYTTFKNNEHENIDKHVNNNSGVNSSSNNNGNNPFKYDSINHSNAKTSSADYSNDLDQGGSSIPEHLYVRDYQESEISIKNYYERTIAPNMTFKSVGNYFLSLFPILKWMPHYNITWFVADLVAGITVGCVLVPQSMSYAQVATLPAQYGLYSSFIGAFIYCCFATSKDVCIGPVAVMSLETAKVIARVTEKLPADTEITAPVIATVLSMLCGVISLGLGLLRLGFLVELISLNAVAGFMTGSALNIVAGQVPALMGYNSKVNTRQATYLVIIDTLKCLPDSNINVCFGLIPLVILYLWKFTCSTWGPMLITKLKLTGRKKFFADKFFFYAQTVRNAVVIIVFTLISWGCWRSNKNTNVKMLGTVPAGLKDVGVMKYPPGLATKIAPNLPASVIVLLLEHISIAKSFGRINNYKVVPDQELVAIGVANLVGTFFNAYPATGSFSRSALKARCQVRTPFSGVFTGACVLLALYCFSKAFYFIPKATLSAVIIHAVSGLVASYKVTWNFWKVSPLDFLAFIITVFITVFASIEDGIYFAMCWSCALLLFKVAFPSGKFLGRVQIAEVLNPKIIKVDSGEYNNDSDDSNGFNTGSDIIIEETINVGNSGDKFEKKDGGNYQEVSTSKQGESSGGKGSKDFDDYSIVNRNRVVYHTKWVPLDPKYTRELNPDVKVMPPPPGVIVYKPNESWTYINCSRQYDIIFDRIKKLTRRGQLVEHTSPNDRPWNDPGEWHPPQIFKKFGRNKSANSVSAASVSNSATQVFSKLWRKKANINKDFDEDNLYNEPQEPIEDEVVEGTPYESENDNDNRPILKVLALDFSNVNQIDATGIQSLVDLRNAVNRYADRQVEFHFSGIISPWIKRGLIGSGFGTINDEFSNQSLIYGHTSYHIVNSSYSKQRFDNNNDIETQAVGYDPATGINTPFFHIETPDFSQWDI, translated from the coding sequence ATGTCctcaaataatattgagTCTCAGGGCGAGCAGTACAGTTTGCACGAAGGTGGTAGAAGTGATAGAAATGTGACAGATTTAAATTCTATTCAAGAATCGGATTTTGAGAACGAGCTACAAGGCTTGGAACGTGAATATACAACTTTCAAGAATAATGAACACGAAAATATTGACAAACATGTAAATAACAACAGTGGTGTTAACTCCAGtagcaacaacaatggtAACAATCCCTTTAAATACGACTCTATAAACCATTCTAACGCAAAAACCTCTTCTGCAGATTATAGTAACGATTTAGATCAGGGTGGTAGTTCAATACCGGAACATCTATATGTGCGTGATTATCAAGAAAGCGAAATCAGTATTAAAAACTACTATGAGAGGACCATAGCCCCAAACATGACATTTAAAAGCGTTGGTAACTACTTTTTAAGTCTATTTCCCATATTAAAGTGGATGCCTCATTACAATATTACTTGGTTTGTTGCTGATTTGGTTGCTGGTATTACTGTTGGTTGTGTTTTGGTTCCACAATCCATGTCATATGCTCAAGTGGCCACGCTACCAGCTCAGTACGGGTTGTACTCCAGTTTTATTGGTGCTTTCATCTACTGTTGTTTTGCCACTTCAAAAGATGTTTGTATTGGTCCAGTTGCGGTTATGTCGTTGGAAACAGCCAAGGTCATTGCCAGAGTTACAGAGAAATTACCAGCGGATACTGAGATAACAGCACCTGTCATTGCTACTGTTTTGTCTATGTTATGTGGTGTTATTTCCCTTGGCTTGGGTTTGCTAAGGTTGGGGTTTTTGGTCGAATTAATTTCCTTAAACGCGGTTGCTGGATTTATGACTGGTTCTGCCTTGAACATTGTTGCCGGCCAGGTTCCTGCTTTAATGGGATATAATAGCAAAGTTAACACTAGACAGGCTACATACTTGGTCATCATAGACACTTTAAAGTGTTTACCGGATTCTAACATCAATGTTTGCTTTGGCTTGATTCCATTGGTTATTTTATACCTTTGGAAATTTACTTGTTCGACTTGGGGTCCAATGTTGATTACCAAACTGAAACTAACTGGtagaaaaaagttttttgctgataaattctttttttatgcCCAAACCGTGAGAAACGCAGTGGTCATCATTGTTTTCACTTTGATTTCCTGGGGATGTTGGAgaagtaataaaaatacaaatgtTAAAATGTTGGGTACGGTTCCTGCCGGTTTGAAAGACGTCGGTGTCATGAAGTACCCGCCCGGATTAGCCACTAAAATCGCACCCAACTTACCTGCAAGtgttattgttttgttGTTAGAGCACATCTCTATTGCTAAGTCTTTTGGTAggattaataattataaagtTGTCCCTGATCAGGAATTGGTTGCCATTGGTGTTGCCAACTTGGTTGGAACTTTTTTCAACGCATACCCTGCCACCGGTTCTTTCAGTAGGTCTGCTTTGAAAGCTAGATGTCAGGTGCGTACTCCATTCAGTGGTGTTTTCACAGGTGCTTGTGTTTTGTTAGCTCTTTATTGTTTCTCTAAGGCCTTTTATTTCATTCCAAAGGCCACGTTGTCTgctgttattattcatgCTGTTTCAGGTTTGGTTGCCTCTTACAAGGTTACTTGGAATTTCTGGAAAGTCAGTCCATTGGATTTTTTGGCATTTATTATAACTGTTTTCATCACTGTTTTTGCCAGTATTGAAGATGGTATTTATTTTGCCATGTGTTGGTCATGTGCcctattgttatttaaagTCGCCTTTCCATCTGGGAAATTCTTGGGTAGAGTTCAAATTGCCGAAGTTTtaaatccaaaaataatcaaagtGGATTCAGGTGAATacaataatgatagtgACGACAGCAATGGATTTAATACAGGTAgcgatattattattgaagaAACAATTAATGTCGGTAATAGTGGtgataaatttgaaaaaaaagatgggGGAAATTACCAAGAAGTATCAACATCGAAACAAGGTGAATCAAGTGGTGGTAAGGGTTCTAAGGACTTTGATGATTACAGTATTGTTAATAGAAACAGAGTGGTTTATCACACAAAATGGGTCCCATTGGATCCTAAATACACAAGGGAACTTAATCCTGACGTTAAAGTTATGCCACCGCCACCAGGTGTTATAGTTTATAAACCAAATGAAAGTTGGACTTACATTAATTGTTCTAGACAgtatgatattatttttgaccGTATTAAGAAATTGACTAGGAGAGGTCAGTTGGTTGAGCACACTTCTCCAAATGATCGGCCGTGGAATGATCCCGGTGAGTGGCACCCACctcaaattttcaaaaaatttggtaGAAATAAATCAGCTAATTCCGTTTCAGCTGCTTCTGTCTCCAATTCCGCCACTCAAGTGTTTAGTAAATTGTGGAGGAAAAAGGCTAACATCAACAAGGATTTTGATGAAGATAACTTGTATAATGAACCGCAAGAGCCAATTGAAGATGAAGTGGTTGAGGGGACGCCTTATGAAAGTGAAAATGATAACGACAATAGGCCGATACTGAAAGTTTTAGCACTTGATTTTTCTAATGTTAACCAAATAGATGCAACAGGGATCCAATCTTTGGTCGATCTAAGAAATGCAGTTAATAGGTATGCTGATAGACAAGTtgaatttcatttttctgGGATAATATCGCCATGGATTAAAAGAGGGTTAATAGGCTCTGGATTTGGCACTATTAATGATGAATTTTCCAATCAATCTTTAATATACGGACACACTAGTTATCATATTGTGAATAGTAGTTATTCAAAGCAACGTtttgacaataataatgatattgaaACACAAGCAGTAGGATATGATCCTGCTACGGGCATTAATACGCCCTTTTTCCACATTGAGACTCCGGACTTTAGTCAATGGGATATTTAA
- a CDS encoding uncharacterized protein (similar to Saccharomyces cerevisiae YHR176W | FMO1 | Flavin containing MonoOxygenase), with translation MKFTKSRLIAFTPGKIRSVAVIGAGPVGSGLTKALINENHFDKIDVFEKRSRFGGLWNYTKPITLQNISNDTSIPCVPCENPAIRIKPQMLPNGEKIFGTAVYKYLDTNVPKQLMEYHNFPFKDGTPLFPIRDQVLQYLTSYAKPIQKYVQFNTEVSQVHYNDANNKYIVKVGKLGIDGDVESHHKNLETAGEYDAVAIATGFYDLPYIPTKPGLDKWYAAHPSSISHAKDFDCPEQYEHLKGEIVVVGNSASGSDLAFELAVHLKKPIYKSKRSENILPAGKSEYIKEVGDIAGMDPSTKTIIFTDGTKLSNVEKIIFCTGYLKSLPFLPKQQDIKDPTAQVGDTILSQLITNGGMVHNLFNHIVPINLPSFGIIGLPKYVLPTRLSETQGAWLARIWSGRIQLPDLKKRQAYHDWFAYENGLGGKFHDLVFPRDIQYSQRLNKEIKAAGNGGYFGVEWSPEQIRLRASIKPLKEAYLEKLKVEGKRALSIDELIAGGYFKWPEDAISVVQVPNFAP, from the coding sequence ATGAAATTCACAAAGAGTAGACTAATTGCATTTACCCCAGGTAAAATCCGTTCAGTAGCAGTGATCGGTGCGGGACCAGTAGGTTCCGGTTTAACTAAAGCTTTAATTAACGAAAAccattttgataaaattgatGTTTTCGAAAAAAGATCCAGATTTGGTGGGTTGTGGAACTATACTAAGCCAATAACTTTACAAAACATTAGTAACGATACATCAATTCCATGTGTTCCATGTGAAAATCCAGCAATAAGAATTAAACCACAAATGTTACCTAATGGTGAAAAGATTTTTGGTACCGCggtttataaatatttagacACCAATGTTCCAAAGCAACTAATGGAATATCATAACTTCCCTTTTAAAGATGGCACTCCGTTGTTCCCTATACGTGATCAAGTTTTACAATATCTAACGTCTTATGCCAAAccaattcaaaaatatgtCCAATTCAACACTGAGGTCAGTCAGGTTCATTATAACGatgctaataataagtATATAGTTAAAGTTGGAAAATTGGGTATTGACGGCGATGTTGAGTCACATCACAAAAACCTAGAAACTGCTGGTGAATACGATGCTGTGGCCATTGCTACAGGGTTCTATGATTTACCTTACATTCCAACCAAACCGGGATTAGATAAGTGGTATGCTGCACATCCAAGTTCTATTTCTCATGCCAAGGATTTTGATTGTCCCGAGCAATATGAACATTTAAAGGGGgaaattgttgttgttggaaATAGTGCTAGCGGATCCGATTTAGCTTTTGAATTGGCTGTTCACTTGAAAAAGCCCATTTATAAAAGTAAGAGAAGTGAAAATATATTACCTGCTGGCAAAAGTGAGTATATTAAAGAGGTTGGTGATATAGCTGGTATGGATCCATCAACTAAAACTATTATATTTACTGATGGAACTAAACTAAGTaatgttgaaaaaattattttctgCACAGGTTATTTGAAATCATTGCCATTTCTACCTAAACAACAGGACATTAAAGATCCCACCGCACAAGTAGGTGATACAATATTATCACAGTTAATCACCAATGGTGGCATGGTCCATAACTTATTTAATCATATTGTACCAATTAATTTACCATCGTTTGGTATTATTGGATTGCCTAAATACGTTTTGCCAACCAGGTTAAGTGAAACACAAGGTGCTTGGCTAGCTAGAATTTGGAGTGGGAGAATCCAATTGCctgatttgaaaaagagACAAGCGTATCATGATTGGTTTGCTTACGAAAATGGCTTAGGTGGTAAATTTCATGACTTGGTTTTTCCACGTGACATCCAATACTCACAAAGACTGAATAAGGAAATCAAGGCAGCTGGTAATGGTGGCTATTTTGGTGTTGAATGGAGTCCTGAACAAATCAGACTAAGAGCTAGTATCAAACCATTGAAAGAGGCCTATTTGGAAAAGTTGAAGGTTGAAGGTAAAAGAGCTCTAAGCATTGATGAATTGATAGCGGGTGGATACTTTAAATGGCCTGAAGATGCTATATCTGTTGTTCAAGTTCCTAATTTTGCACCAtga
- the TRM1 gene encoding tRNA (guanine26-N2)-dimethyltransferase (similar to Saccharomyces cerevisiae YDR120C | TRM1 | tRNA Methyltransferase) → MPSNDIAPAINETQPSFNLDDYKIIVEGSTSILTPKSEADVFYNPVQQFNRDLSVTCIKAWANLYLNPKQEGKEDIEEPELKKIKIEEKEYIKKFTILEALSATGLRAIRYSKEIPNISKIVANDLLPAAVDTIKRNIEYNKASTNVIPNLANCNAVMYTKEFDCIDLDPYGTVAPFIDAAIQSIKNGGLLLVTCTDLQVLAGQTYPEKCFALYGGSNLMGHDATHESALRLVLGLIKTTAAKYGKYVEPLLSLSIDFYVRVFVRVHNKPIKVKDNMSEQMIGYMCHDCDSIVNQYLGKREERTSKKGKPYIKYGLSKAPTSSTECKVCKSGVQHLVGPMYGGAIHNKDFIKEVLRINKEEHEDNIYKTRKRIEGMLTLAYNELPDTPFYFSPSKLSSILKISVPSLKYIVAGLGSLGYECSLSHAQPSVLKTNADWNTIWYVMKEYVRMKEPNYKVEKLNENATGYRIMTNEDIKLNDSTKSISFEPNDMSYKIEKLRKLKMVRYQENPTRNWGPKAKPN, encoded by the coding sequence ATGCCATCTAACGATATTGCTCCTGCTATTAACGAAACACAACCATCTTTTAATCTGGatgattataaaattattgttgaGGGATCTACTTCAATTTTAACACCTAAATCTGAAGCTGACGTTTTCTATAATCCTGTCCAACAATTCAATCGAGATTTAAGTGTTACCTGTATTAAAGCATGGGCTAACTTGTATTTGAACCCAAAACAAGAAGGGAAAGAAGATATTGAGGAACCtgagttgaaaaaaatcaaaatagaagagaaagagtatatcaaaaaatttacgATTTTGGAAGCATTGAGCGCTACCGGGTTGCGTGCCATTAGATATTCTAAAGAAATCCCtaatatttctaaaattGTAGCTAATGATTTATTACCAGCAGCTGTGGACACaatcaaaagaaatattgaATATAACAAAGCTTCAACGAATGTTATTCCTAATTTGGCCAACTGTAATGCGGTTATGTATACCAAAGAATTTGATTGTATTGATTTAGATCCATATGGCACAGTGGCTCCGTTTATCGATGCAGCTATTCaatctattaaaaatggtgGGTTACTATTGGTTACGTGTACTGATTTGCAAGTATTAGCTGGACAAACCTATCCTGAAAAATGTTTTGCTTTATACGGTGGATCCAATTTGATGGGACATGATGCCACTCATGAAAGCGCATTGAGATTGGTGTTGGgattaattaaaacaacaGCAGCCAAGTACGGGAAATATGTTGAACCTTTACTAAGTTTGAGTATTGATTTTTATGTAAGAGTATTTGTTAGAGTTCATAACAAACCAATTAAAGTCAAGGATAATATGAGCGAGCAAATGATTGGATACATGTGTCATGATTGCGATAGTATTGTCAACCAATATTTAGGTAAAAGAGAGGAACGCACCAGTAAAAAGGGGAAACCCTATATAAAATATGGACTGAGTAAAGCGCCAACAAGTAGTACTGAATGTAAAGTGTGTAAAAGTGGAGTGCAACATTTAGTTGGTCCAATGTATGGTGGTGCCATTCACAATAAGGATTTCATTAAGGAAGTTTTAAGAATCAATAAAGAGGAACATGAAGATAACATttataaaacaagaaaaagaattgaagGCATGTTAACTTTAGCTTATAACGAATTACCTGATActccattttatttttctccAAGCAAGCTATCATCCATTTTAAAGATTTCAGTACCAAGCTTAAAGTATATTGTTGCCGGATTAGGAAGTTTAGGCTATGAATGTTCTTTGTCACATGCACAACCAtctgttttaaaaactaaCGCGGATTGGAACACTATTTGGTATGTTATGAAAGAATATGTTAGAATGAAGGAACCTAATTATAAAGTGGAAAAATTGAATGAGAACGCTACAGGTTATAGAATTATGACTAATGAGgatattaaattaaatgataGCACTAAAAGCATTAGTTTTGAACCCAATGATATGAgttataaaatagaaaagctaagaaaattgaaaatggtTAGATATCAAGAAAACCCAACTAGAAATTGGGGACCAAAGGCTAAACCCAAttaa
- the NYV1 gene encoding Nyv1p (similar to Saccharomyces cerevisiae YLR093C | NYV1 | New Yeast V-SNARE), with amino-acid sequence MSTKSNYKYHYKITYLCSVKRLPSASNENNEAYQILGEYFNDNSQDTTNYGSIAIDKSINIQLLRKILIEQIEYPSNNAEGLKGRRQSHCAYQTLEDYIDGYKFFLLCNYDNSQFYVVVISNRTPKSLAIRLLQYLEEHDPSVTGSTITDINNRLKEIVITVQNDFNKEVEDKLDINVDLERDLQDVIKIMNDNIDKVLLRNDKMDSLVNKTHQLNNSGVKFRRRAIQLKRKMWFQKVKFKAVISIILISLIGGVILFLSGK; translated from the coding sequence ATGTCAACAAAATCGAACTACAAATATCACtataaaataacatatCTTTGTTCTGTGAAGAGATTGCCCTCAGCTTCAAACGAAAATAATGAAGCATACCAAATACTAGgtgaatattttaatgataACTCTCAGGATACCACAAATTACGGGTCTATTGCCATTGATAAATCCATTAATATACAATTATTGCGTAAAATACTAATTGAGCAAATTGAATATCCGTCTAATAATGCTGAAGGTCTAAAAGGGAGAAGACAAAGTCATTGTGCGTATCAAACACTAGAGGATTATATCGATGGATACaagtttttccttttatgCAATTACGATAATTCACAATTTTATGTTGTTGTAATTAGTAATAGAACACCTAAAAGTTTAGCTATCAGGTTACTGCAGTATTTAGAAGAGCATGATCCCTCCGTTACTGGTTCCACCATTACGGATATAAATAATCGTTTAAAAGAAATCGTAATTACTGTTCaaaatgattttaataaagaagTTGAAGATAAGCTTGATATTAATGTGGATTTGGAAAGAGATTTGCAGgatgttattaaaattatgaatgataatattgataaagTACTATTAAGAAATGATAAAATGGACTCTTTGGTTAATAAGACGCATCAATTAAATAACAGTGGTGTCAAATTTCGACGTCGTGCTAttcaattgaaaagaaagatgTGGTTTcaaaaagttaaatttAAAGCTGTTATCAGCATAATACTGATTTCGTTGATTGGAGGAGTCATTTTGTTCCTAAGCGGGAAATAA